A window of Candidatus Poribacteria bacterium genomic DNA:
TATCAGAGACTTTATGAATAAATGCGTAAGTTCTATTCCATAGAGACTTGGTGTTTAGGCTGATGGCTCCATTTTTAGTTGCAGGTTGTGGATCATGGCTTCAAGTGCCAGTTTGTAACTATGGGATCCGAAACCGCCAATCACACCGATTGCGATCGCCGAGATATAAGAATGATGCCGAAATGCCTCGCGGGCGTAAATGTTAGAGAGATGGATCTCGATGACAGGTACTGCGACAGTAGAGAGCGCGTCTCGGATGGCGACACTCGTGTGTGTATAGGCTGCCGGATTAATCAAGATACCGTCTGCCCAGTCGATATGGTCCCCAATGATGGAGACGAGTTCACCTTCGTGATTAGATTGAAACATTTTAAGAACGACTGGGTGCGACGAGGCTGCGGCGTGCTGGTCGAGCATCGTATTGATGTCTGACAGGGTTTCGTGTCCATAGATCTCGGGTTGGCGTTTCCCCAAGAGATGTAGATTCGGTCCGTGTAGGACGAGGATATTCATGCATCCGTTTCCTTTTGTCGCGAAATATTACTATTGCTATAGAGAGTATATAATCAATCGGAAAAACTTTCAAGTTTTTTATCGCTCACTCCAAGGGTCACCCAAAAACTTGACTCTTTTGAAAAAATGTGGTATCCTATCGTTAGCCATCGGATAGGAATGCATTTACCTACTTCTTTGTAGGTATCCTATCCACCCAAATGCAAGAATTGGATGTCCAAAACATCATTCACTCGTACATAAAGTAAAGTATACATAATGCCCTACAAAGACAGTCCTTGCTACTTTGAGACTCCATACCATACAAAACCTTTATGGCGATACATGCATATTGATAAGTTTTTGGCAATGCTCAATAGTAACACACTTTATTTTCCGAACGTCTATTCATATAATGACAAATTTGAAGGAACACTATCAAATAAATCCTTAGATGAAATCTGCAAAATATCCTTATTAGATGAAAAGAACACACTAATATGTGACGATGAGGCATTCTACAGAACGAGAAAGTCGTTAAGGGAACTTGACCCAGAGCAGGAAAAAACGGAATCTGGTCGTGTATTTGAACAATTACTAAGGGACTTTTTAAGCCATCTCATGTATTGTAACTCATGGTTTCAGAGGGGAAAAGAAAGTCATTCGATGTGGGCAGAATATGGAGACAAAAGTCCAACATCAATAGCGATTCAAACCACTGTAGGCGACCTCATCGAAAGTTTGGAATCT
This region includes:
- the aroQ gene encoding type II 3-dehydroquinate dehydratase; this translates as MNILVLHGPNLHLLGKRQPEIYGHETLSDINTMLDQHAAASSHPVVLKMFQSNHEGELVSIIGDHIDWADGILINPAAYTHTSVAIRDALSTVAVPVIEIHLSNIYAREAFRHHSYISAIAIGVIGGFGSHSYKLALEAMIHNLQLKMEPSA